Genomic DNA from Peribacillus simplex NBRC 15720 = DSM 1321:
TAGTACAACAAAGAAAGAAAAACCACAGGCGGACCAGCTTGAGTTCGGTAAACAGTTTACCGATCATATGTTTATTATGGATTACACACAAGGGCAAGGGTGGCATGATCCAAGAATTGTTCCTTATCAACCGCTCTCATTAGAGCCGTCAGCTATGATTTTTCACTATGGTCAATCCGTTTTTGAAGGATTGAAGGCATATGCAACACCAGAGGAAGAAATTATCTTATTCCGTCCGGAAAAGAATTTCCAACGCTTAAATAGTTCAAATAGCCGATTATGCATACCGGATGTCGACGTTGATTTTGCGTTGAAGGCCTTAAAGACTTTAATTAGCGTTGATAAGGATTGGATTCCCCAGGCAGAAGGGACATCATTATATATCAGGCCATTCATTATAGCTACTGAGCCTTATCTTGGAGTTTCTCCATCGGATAAATATCAGTTCATCATCATCATGTCACCAGTAGGATCGTATTATAAAGAAGGCATTCATCCAGTTAAAATTGCAGTGGAGTCAGCTTTCACACGTGCAGTTAATGGAGGAACAGGTGAAGCCAAAACGGGCGGTAATTATGCATCGAGCCTAAAAGCCCAGGAAGTATCCGAAAAGATGGGTTATGCCCAAGTTCTGTGGTTAGACGGAGTAGAGAAAAAGTATATCGAAGAAGTTGGAAGCATGAATGTTTTCTTCAAAAT
This window encodes:
- a CDS encoding branched-chain amino acid aminotransferase, which gives rise to MKEHDMQITLSTTKKEKPQADQLEFGKQFTDHMFIMDYTQGQGWHDPRIVPYQPLSLEPSAMIFHYGQSVFEGLKAYATPEEEIILFRPEKNFQRLNSSNSRLCIPDVDVDFALKALKTLISVDKDWIPQAEGTSLYIRPFIIATEPYLGVSPSDKYQFIIIMSPVGSYYKEGIHPVKIAVESAFTRAVNGGTGEAKTGGNYASSLKAQEVSEKMGYAQVLWLDGVEKKYIEEVGSMNVFFKINGEIITPALNGSILPGITRDSIIELLKHWGLPVSERRISMEEVHEAYKLGHLEEAFGTGTAAVISPIGEFLWNGEEMIVQSGETGELSKKLYDTLTGVQTGKVADELNWTTKVEEKVTQ